One genomic region from Pecten maximus chromosome 5, xPecMax1.1, whole genome shotgun sequence encodes:
- the LOC117328148 gene encoding para-nitrobenzyl esterase-like isoform X3: MVFIHGGSLQSGNSDQSGYAPTEQLARDTNTVYVSMNYRLQAFGFMALDILSKNSKTNTSGNYGHMDQILALKWVQENIRSFGGDPNKVTLFGQSSGGSSVMVLLASPLAKGLFQKAWMLSASPLLTKTSVGANIDNIVFLNNTNCNNITCLLQMSAHDVTQAVPWNEYPFWAMVDQLDLPVKGRLDGGLAIVDGYVLKETPFDAWVNGRSNDVPLIIGTTAQEIDFEGIPEELVNKSTYDAHVLRKLGSFGTDIARMALRLYPLGKESIRHQFTSMVSDVRVGCGNDIMALWAAVNTDSPVYRYVVTSVPSAPVSIFGMPQDTLLSFHAWDTFAFFGTMQEIMVRPSNNDIMFEANIRREIMSFVETGSPYSKDWLPFPESVVLLSDNTKVTSGYHSYQCDFWMQNGFFDYSWVN; encoded by the exons ATGGTTTTCATTCATGGCGGATCTCTGCAGAGTGGAAACAGTGACCAATCGGGTTATGCGCCGACTGAGCAACTGGCACGTGACACAAATACCGTCTACGTCAGCATGAACTATCGCCTGCAGGCGTTCGGATTCATGGCTTTGGACATTCTGTCCAAGAACTCTAAAACCAATACGTCTGGTAACTATGGACACATGGACCAGATCCTGGCACTAAAGTGGGTCCAGGAAAATATCCGGAGTTTTGGAGGGGATCCAAATAAG GTTACCCTGTTTGGTCAAAGTTCAGGTGGTAGCAGTGTAATGGTTCTACTTGCATCTCCACTGGCGAAAGGATTATTCCAGAAGGCGTGGATGCTCAGTGCATCACCTCTCCTTACCAAGACTTCAGTCGGGGCCAACATAGACAACATCGTGTTCCTCAACAATACGAACTGTAACAACATCACGTGTCTACTACAGATGTCTGCTCATGACGTCACACAGGCTGTGCCATGGAACGAGTACCCGTTCTGGGCCATGGTTGACCAGCTTGACCTTCCAGTAAAGGGTCGCCTTGATGGGGGACTCGCTATAGTAGACG GTTACGTCCTCAAGGAGACTCCGTTTGACGCCTGGGTTAATGGACGTAGTAATGACGTTCCCCTGATTATAG GTACTACCGCACAGGAAATCGACTTTGAAGGTATCCCTGAGGAATTGGTGAATAAGTCTACATACGATGCACACGTTTTACGTAAACTTGGTTCATTTGGGACCGATATTGCCAGGATGGCATTGCGACTATATCCGCTAGGTAAGGAGTCGATCAGACATCAGTTCACGTCCATGGTGTCTGATGTACGTGTAGGATGTGGAAATGACATCATGGCGCTGTGGGCAGCCGTCAACACTGATTCTCCTGTCTACCGCTATGTTGTAACTTCTGTACCCTCTGCGCCGGTCAGTATATTCGGAATGCCCCAAGACACTCTCTTATCGTTTCATGCATGGGACACGTTTGCGTTCTTCGGAACAATGCAAGAGATCATGGTCCGTCCTTCTAACAACGATATTATGTTTGAGGCAAACATTCGCAGAGAGATTATGTCTTTTGTTGAAACCGGAAGTCCGTATTCTAAGGATTGGCTCCCTTTCCCAGAGAGTGTGGTGCTCCTGTCAGACAACACCAAAGTTACTTCCGGTTACCACTCCTATCAATGCGACTTCTGGATGCAAAACGGTTTCTTTGATTATTCATGGGTAAATTAA